The Verrucomicrobiia bacterium genome has a segment encoding these proteins:
- a CDS encoding DUF309 domain-containing protein, translating to MSRKSARIAEMIAGLHDPRFDPHYLGYFDCFNRGLYYEAHDVLEELWLSQGRDGANHAFYKGLIQFAGAFVHLQKGRLRPAVALFNLAESNLRRYPVRHEGLDLDDVLRVIGEWRGRVEAGGFRDNPLASGCGPTLRPDASGS from the coding sequence ATGAGCCGGAAATCCGCCCGGATCGCCGAAATGATCGCCGGTCTCCATGACCCGCGGTTTGATCCACACTACCTCGGGTATTTCGACTGCTTCAACCGCGGGCTGTATTACGAAGCCCATGACGTGCTCGAGGAACTGTGGCTTTCCCAGGGGCGCGACGGGGCGAACCACGCGTTCTACAAGGGTCTGATCCAGTTCGCCGGGGCGTTCGTCCACCTGCAGAAAGGACGACTGCGCCCGGCCGTGGCACTGTTCAACCTCGCCGAGTCCAATCTCCGCCGGTACCCCGTCCGCCACGAGGGACTGGATCTCGATGACGTCCTGCGGGTGATCGGTGAATGGAGGGGACGGGTCGAAGCGGGGGGATTTCGGGACAACCCGCTGGCGTCGGGCTGCGGACCGACCCTTCGGCCGGATGCATCCGGGTCCTGA
- a CDS encoding DUF1553 domain-containing protein, translated as MTCWRHLLMVLFGTALLTPPLLAAAPAAMSLEAARRHWAFQPIRRPSPPAVRDSGRLRSPVDAFVESALAARGETLAAPAAPRDRMRRVYFDLTGLPPERLVVEAFERDPSPEAFVAVVDRLLASPQYGERWGRHWLDVARYADTKDLVLVYGRDALRPYAYTYRDYVIRAFNEDLPYDEFLRDQLAADLATPAVASWRLAALGFLTLGRLFDNNPHDQIDDQIDTVTRGLLGLTVSCARCHDHKYDAISIGEYYGLYGVFASTERPYVLPLIEDPAAVPGGPEFEERLAAARRELDDHLDAEHAKLTGILRSRLGDYLVRAATTEPDLTETAQFGLSLTPEDFRPALMLRTRRLLAARVNLEDRVFGPWASLTSALEDAPDGQAVRLVVPPDVNWNPQVIAALEGRRFTDRAAVARAYGELLLAMNDRHARDGSGDVELVALVSGPDAPMTFPRRETPAHMSRPDKDRYSGLAMALDKLAAHATNRPPARAMIVADLPEPLKPRIFLRGNPSRLGPEVPRAFLRALGDGEPHAFVSGSGRRELAEAIVSPDNPLTARVLVNRVWMHHFGEPLVGTPSEFGARSDPPVLPELLDWLAAEFIGSGWSLKSLHRTLLLSATYAQAVRTPISGTAASEPGAVLRRRLDLEAMRDSLLQVSGRLDLTLGGPPGDAAGDPLNVRRTVYGLVDRQNLPSLFRTFDFAAPDQCVERRPSTTVPQQALFALNAPFVLEQARALASLPEVVAAEDPGARVAALFRRVLGREPSVDEIRDAVRFVEVPTGGDAPAGPWELLAQMLMISNEAVFLD; from the coding sequence GTCCCTGGAGGCGGCGCGCCGTCATTGGGCGTTTCAACCGATTCGACGCCCGTCGCCCCCGGCGGTCCGGGATTCCGGACGCCTGCGATCGCCCGTGGATGCGTTTGTCGAATCGGCCCTGGCGGCGCGTGGAGAAACCTTGGCCGCGCCGGCGGCCCCAAGGGACCGGATGCGACGGGTGTATTTCGACCTGACCGGGCTGCCTCCCGAACGTTTGGTGGTCGAGGCTTTCGAACGGGATCCGTCGCCGGAGGCATTCGTCGCCGTGGTGGACCGGTTGCTGGCAAGTCCTCAATACGGGGAGCGGTGGGGGCGTCACTGGCTGGATGTCGCCCGCTATGCCGACACCAAGGATCTGGTGCTGGTGTACGGGCGGGATGCATTGCGTCCCTACGCGTACACTTATCGGGACTATGTGATCCGGGCCTTCAACGAGGACCTCCCGTACGATGAGTTCCTTCGCGACCAGTTGGCGGCGGACCTGGCGACGCCAGCGGTGGCTTCGTGGCGGCTCGCGGCGCTCGGGTTTCTGACGCTGGGGCGCCTCTTCGACAACAATCCCCACGATCAGATTGATGACCAGATTGACACCGTCACCCGTGGATTGCTGGGGCTCACCGTGTCGTGTGCCCGGTGCCACGACCACAAGTATGATGCCATCTCGATCGGGGAGTACTACGGCCTATATGGCGTGTTCGCCTCGACCGAGCGGCCGTATGTGCTGCCACTCATCGAGGATCCGGCGGCCGTTCCGGGCGGCCCTGAATTCGAAGAGCGGCTGGCCGCGGCGCGGCGGGAACTCGACGACCACCTCGATGCCGAGCATGCGAAGTTGACCGGGATCCTGCGCTCGCGCCTTGGCGACTATCTGGTCCGGGCGGCGACCACGGAGCCGGATCTGACCGAGACCGCCCAGTTCGGCCTTTCGTTGACGCCGGAGGACTTCCGGCCCGCACTGATGCTGCGCACGCGGCGGTTGCTCGCGGCGCGGGTGAATTTGGAAGACCGGGTTTTTGGTCCTTGGGCGTCCCTGACGTCAGCCCTGGAAGACGCTCCCGACGGGCAGGCGGTTCGTTTGGTGGTGCCGCCCGATGTGAACTGGAATCCCCAGGTCATCGCCGCGCTGGAGGGGCGGCGCTTCACCGATCGCGCCGCCGTGGCCCGGGCCTACGGCGAATTGTTGCTCGCGATGAACGACCGGCATGCCCGGGACGGATCCGGCGACGTGGAATTGGTCGCGCTGGTCTCCGGGCCGGATGCGCCGATGACGTTCCCGCGCCGGGAGACGCCCGCACACATGTCGCGTCCGGACAAGGATCGCTACAGCGGGCTGGCCATGGCTCTCGACAAGCTCGCGGCACATGCCACGAACCGGCCTCCGGCCCGGGCGATGATTGTGGCTGATCTGCCGGAACCCCTGAAGCCGCGGATCTTTCTCCGTGGCAATCCGTCCCGACTGGGCCCCGAGGTGCCCCGGGCATTCCTGCGAGCCCTGGGGGACGGAGAGCCGCACGCCTTCGTCTCGGGCAGTGGGCGCCGGGAACTGGCCGAAGCCATCGTTTCCCCGGACAACCCGCTGACCGCCCGCGTGCTGGTCAATCGGGTGTGGATGCATCACTTCGGCGAGCCTCTGGTCGGCACGCCATCGGAATTCGGTGCGCGGAGCGATCCGCCGGTGCTCCCGGAGTTGCTCGACTGGCTGGCCGCCGAGTTCATCGGGTCCGGCTGGAGCCTGAAGTCGCTCCATCGCACGCTCCTGCTTTCCGCGACGTATGCCCAGGCTGTGCGGACGCCGATTTCCGGGACCGCGGCCTCCGAACCGGGAGCCGTTCTGCGGCGACGGCTGGATCTCGAAGCCATGCGGGATTCCCTGCTGCAGGTCTCCGGGCGGCTGGATCTGACCCTCGGCGGGCCTCCCGGGGATGCGGCCGGGGATCCGTTGAATGTTCGGCGGACCGTGTACGGGCTGGTGGACCGGCAAAATCTGCCCTCGCTGTTTCGAACCTTCGATTTTGCAGCCCCGGATCAATGTGTGGAGCGACGCCCTTCCACCACCGTTCCCCAACAGGCCCTGTTTGCCCTCAATGCCCCCTTCGTCCTTGAGCAGGCGCGCGCGCTGGCATCGCTTCCGGAGGTTGTGGCTGCAGAAGATCCCGGAGCACGGGTGGCGGCGCTGTTCCGGCGCGTGCTGGGCCGTGAACCGTCGGTGGATGAGATTCGCGACGCCGTGCGGTTCGTGGAGGTTCCGACCGGCGGGGACGCTCCGGCGGGCCCGTGGGAGCTGCTGGCCCAGATGCTGATGATCTCCAATGAGGCGGTCTTTCTGGATTGA
- a CDS encoding DUF1501 domain-containing protein encodes MLQSMGTGLGMLGLAGVLGEAQTAGRMDMEGPLSPKPSHRPPRARRIIHIFLNGGPSQVDTFDPKPALSRYAGQTLPGGNLTTERPLGAALPSPFEFRPYGESGIEVSEIFARTAAHVDDLCFIRSMFANTPNHEQSMRLMNCGDERLSRPSYGSWLTYGLGTENRNLPGFVALCPGLPVSDVSNWRSAFLPGIYQGTHINTRESQPSRWMDHLTNARVSPQSQRRQLDWLREFNGEHRRVRGDDPQLEARIQSFELAYRMQLEATDAFDYEREPASIRAMYGDTVQARQLLIARRLIERGVRVVQCYHGDVQPWDSHDMIADAHRRLASEVDQGIAALLTDLKQRGLFEDTLVLCGGEFGRTPAVEMPAPGTPGNGKGRDHNHWGFTVWLAGGGVKRGHVHGATDDFGFRAVEQPVHVHDLHATLLHLMGLDHERLTYRHAGRDFRLTDVHGEVVHGILA; translated from the coding sequence ATGCTGCAGTCCATGGGCACCGGCCTGGGCATGCTGGGACTCGCGGGCGTTTTGGGAGAGGCGCAAACCGCAGGCAGGATGGACATGGAGGGCCCCCTGTCCCCGAAGCCATCGCATCGCCCGCCGCGTGCGCGCCGGATCATTCACATCTTCCTCAATGGGGGACCGTCCCAGGTGGACACCTTCGATCCCAAGCCCGCCCTGTCGCGGTACGCGGGGCAGACGCTGCCCGGGGGCAATCTGACCACGGAACGGCCGCTTGGGGCGGCGTTGCCCTCGCCGTTCGAGTTCCGTCCGTACGGCGAAAGCGGCATTGAGGTCAGCGAAATCTTTGCACGGACGGCGGCGCACGTGGATGACCTCTGCTTCATCCGCTCCATGTTCGCCAACACCCCCAACCACGAGCAGTCCATGAGGCTGATGAACTGCGGCGACGAGCGGTTGTCGCGTCCCAGCTACGGGTCCTGGCTCACCTACGGGTTGGGGACGGAGAATCGCAACCTGCCGGGATTCGTGGCGTTGTGCCCGGGGCTGCCCGTGTCGGATGTCTCGAACTGGCGGTCGGCCTTTCTGCCCGGCATCTACCAGGGCACCCACATCAACACCCGGGAATCGCAGCCGTCGCGATGGATGGATCACCTGACGAATGCCCGGGTGTCCCCGCAATCGCAGCGACGCCAACTGGACTGGCTGCGGGAATTCAACGGGGAGCACCGGCGGGTGCGGGGCGATGATCCCCAGTTGGAGGCGCGGATCCAGTCCTTTGAGCTGGCTTACCGGATGCAACTCGAGGCGACGGACGCCTTCGATTACGAGCGCGAACCGGCGTCCATCCGGGCGATGTACGGCGATACCGTCCAAGCCCGTCAGTTGCTGATCGCCCGACGGCTGATTGAGCGGGGGGTGCGCGTGGTCCAGTGCTATCACGGGGATGTCCAGCCGTGGGACAGCCATGACATGATTGCCGATGCGCACCGGCGTCTGGCGTCGGAGGTGGACCAGGGAATCGCGGCGTTGCTGACGGACCTCAAGCAGCGGGGGTTGTTCGAGGACACGCTGGTTCTGTGCGGCGGCGAGTTTGGGCGGACGCCGGCGGTGGAGATGCCGGCCCCGGGAACTCCGGGGAACGGCAAGGGGCGGGATCACAACCACTGGGGCTTCACCGTGTGGCTTGCGGGTGGCGGGGTGAAGCGGGGGCATGTCCACGGCGCCACCGACGATTTTGGGTTCCGAGCGGTGGAGCAGCCGGTGCACGTGCACGACCTGCATGCAACGCTGCTGCACCTCATGGGACTGGACCACGAGCGCCTGACGTACCGTCATGCGGGCCGGGATTTCCGCCTCACAGACGTCCACGGCGAGGTGGTGCACGGCATCCTCGCCTGA
- a CDS encoding polyprenyl synthetase family protein, which produces MSVANTSEFDVSRWLAARSRSVDRALDRFLPRATARPATLHGSMRYSLFAGGKRMRPALVLAAAEACGGRESEAMPLACAVECIHTYSLVHDDLPAMDNDDFRRGKPTNHKVYGEGIAVLAGDALLTQAFEITAQARSWPRYSHQDLVLELARAAGSLQLIAGQVADLEGEGRDLTLAQLRYIHERKTSALLCCSVRLGGMSANCTPAQLRALTEFGHRVGLAFQVIDDILDVTQSTETLGKTAGKDAASKKATYPRIVGLEKSRRIAARLTAEAYESLKIFRGRAAALEALARYLLGRDH; this is translated from the coding sequence ATGTCCGTTGCGAACACTTCTGAATTTGACGTTTCCCGATGGCTCGCGGCCCGTTCCCGCTCGGTGGACCGGGCGTTGGACCGGTTCCTCCCCAGGGCGACCGCCCGCCCTGCGACCCTTCATGGCTCGATGCGCTACTCGCTGTTTGCCGGCGGCAAACGAATGCGCCCGGCACTGGTGCTTGCCGCCGCGGAGGCCTGCGGTGGGCGCGAATCCGAGGCCATGCCCCTCGCCTGCGCCGTGGAGTGCATTCACACCTACTCGCTGGTCCACGACGACCTGCCGGCCATGGACAACGACGACTTCCGGCGGGGCAAACCCACCAACCACAAGGTGTACGGTGAAGGGATCGCCGTCCTTGCCGGCGACGCCCTGCTCACCCAGGCCTTTGAAATCACCGCCCAGGCCCGTTCCTGGCCGCGGTATTCCCACCAGGACCTCGTGCTGGAACTGGCCCGTGCCGCCGGCTCCCTCCAGCTGATCGCCGGTCAGGTGGCGGATCTGGAGGGGGAGGGACGCGACCTGACCCTCGCCCAACTGCGGTACATCCACGAGCGGAAGACCAGCGCGCTGTTGTGCTGTTCGGTTCGTCTCGGGGGCATGAGCGCCAACTGCACGCCAGCCCAACTCAGGGCGCTCACCGAATTCGGTCATCGCGTCGGCCTGGCATTCCAGGTGATTGACGACATCCTCGACGTCACACAGTCCACGGAAACGCTGGGCAAGACCGCCGGCAAGGACGCCGCCTCAAAAAAGGCCACCTATCCGCGGATAGTTGGACTGGAGAAATCCCGAAGGATCGCCGCCCGACTGACCGCCGAGGCCTACGAATCCCTGAAGATCTTCCGCGGCCGGGCCGCCGCACTGGAGGCGCTCGCGCGCTACCTGCTCGGCCGCGACCACTAG